The proteins below are encoded in one region of Pan paniscus chromosome 4, NHGRI_mPanPan1-v2.0_pri, whole genome shotgun sequence:
- the N4BP3 gene encoding NEDD4-binding protein 3 yields the protein MATAPGPAGIAMGSVGSLLERQDFSPEELRAALAGSRGSRQPDGLLRKGLGQREFLSYLHLPKKDGKSTKNTKRAPRNEPADYATLYYREHSRAGDFSKTSLPERGRFDKCRIRPSVFKPTAGNGKGFLSMQSLASHKGQKLWRSNGSLHTLACHPPLSPGPRASQARAQLLHALSLDEGGPEPEPSLSDSSSGGSFGRSPGTGPSPFSSSLGHLNHLGGSLDRASRGPKEAGPPAVLSCLPEPPPPYEFSCSSAEEMGAVLPETCEELKRGLGDEDSSNPFTQVLEERQRLWLAELKRLYVERLHEVTQKAERSERNLQLQLFMAQQEQRRLRKELRAQQGLAPEPRAPGTLPEADPSARPEEEARWEVCQKTAEISLLKQQLREAQAELAQKLAEIFSLKTQLRGSRAQAQAQDAELVRLREAVRSLQQQAPREEAPGSCETDDCKSRGLLGEAGGSEARDSAEQLRAELLQERLRGQEQALRFEQERRTWQEEKERVLRYQREIQGGYMDMYRRNQALEQELRALREPPTPWSPRLESSKI from the exons ATGGCCACagccccaggccctgctggcATTGCCATGGGCAGCGTGGGCAGCCTGTTGGAACGGCAGGACTTCTCCCCTGAAGAGCTGCGGGCGGCGCTTGCCGGGTCTCGGGGCTCCCGCCAGCCTGATGGGCTCCTCCGGAAGGGCTTGGGCCAGCGTGAGTTCCTCAGCTACCTGCACCTCCCCAAGAAGGACGGCAAGAGCACCAAGAACACCAAGCGGGCCCCTCGGAACGAGCCTGCCGACTATGCCACCCTCTACTACCGGGAACATTCTCGCGCGGGTGACTTCAGCAAGACCTCGCTGCCAGAGCGGGGTCGCTTTGACAAG TGCCGCATTCGCCCCTCAGTGTTCAAGCCTACGGCGGGCAACGGGAAAGGCTTCCTATCCATGCAAAGCCTGGCGTCCCATAAAGGCCAGAAGCTGTGGCGCAGCAATGGCAGCCTGCACACGCTGGCCTGCCACCCGCCCCTGAGCCCCGGGCCCCGGGCCAGCCAGGCCCGGGCACAGCTGCTGCACGCCCTCAGCCTAGATGAGGGCGGCCCTGAGCCCGAGCCCAGCCTGTCCGACTCCTCCAGTGGGGGTAGTTTTGGTCGCAGTCCTGGTACTGGCCCTAGCCCCTTCAGCTCCTCCCTTGGCCACCTTAACCACCTCGGGGGCTCCCTGGACCGGGCCTCTCGAGGACCCAAGGAGGCTGGGCCACcagctgtgctgagctgcctgccCGAGCCACCACCCCCCTACGAGTTCTCCTGCTCCTCTGCCGAGGAAATGGGAGCCGTGCTGCCCGAGACCTGTGAGGAGCTCAAGAGGGGCCTTGGCGATGAGGACAGCTCCAACCCCTTCACGCAG GTGCTGGAGGAGCGCCAGCGGCTGTGGCTGGCTGAGCTGAAGCGCCTGTATGTGGAGCGGCTGCACGAGGTGACCCAGAAGGCTGAGCGCAGCGAGCGCAACCTCCAGCTGCAGCTGTTTATGGCTCAGCAGGAGCAGCGGCGCCTGCGCAAGGAGCTGCGGGCTCAGCAGGGCCTGGCTCCGGAGCCTCGGGCCCCCGGCACCCTCCCAGAGGCAGACCCCAGTGCACGACCAGAGGAGGAAGCCCGATGGGAG GTGTGCCAGAAGACAGCCGAGATTAGCCTCTTGAAGCAGCAGCTGCGTGAAGCCCAGGCGGAACTGGCCCAGAAGCTGGCGGAGATCTTCAGTCTGAAGACACAACTTCGGGGCAGCCGGGCACAAGCCCAGGCTCAGGACGCAGAGCTGGTCCGGCTGCGCGAGGCTGTGCGCAGCCTGCAGCAGCAGGCCCCTCGGGAGGAAGCCCCAGGCAGCTGTGAGACTGATGACTGCAAGAGCAGGGGCCTGCtaggggaggcaggaggcagcGAGGCCAGAGACAGTGCTGAGCAGCTGCGGGCTGAGCTGCTGCAGGAGCGACTTCGGGGCCAGGAGCAGGCGCTGCGCTTTGAGCAGGAGCGGCGGACTTGGCAGGAGGAGAAGGAGCGCGTGCTGCGCTACCAGCGGGAGATCCAGGGAGGATACATGGACATGTACCGCCGCAACCAGGCACTGGAGCAGGAACTGCGGGCACTGCGGGAGCCCCCCACACCCTGGAGTCCCCGGCTCGAGTCCTCCAAGATCTGA